One stretch of Burkholderia pyrrocinia DNA includes these proteins:
- a CDS encoding NAD-dependent succinate-semialdehyde dehydrogenase has translation MDISYDALHLFINGEWIGASERETAPVINPATQIEIGRVPLATAADLDRALQATAPAFDVWRNTVPAERARILKRAAELMRERAEHIATVMTLEEGKPLAESRDEVLRAADYFEWFAEEARRIDGRVVPSNRPGVQQLVKKQAIGPVAAFTPWNFPAITPARKLSAALAAGCSVIIKPGEESPATALALARALDDAGLPKGVLQVVFGVPDQVSKHLIASPVIRKVTFTGSVPIGRLLSARAAEGVKPITLELGGHGPVLVFNDADVEKAAVDGAANRFRGTGQVCISSTRFLIQREVYDAFVGHFVRATQALKVGNGMDAGTQVGPLANPRQLAKMEELIADAVERGARVLAGGKRIEGEGYFFEPTVLADVPKDARVMHEEPFGPIAVLMRFDALADGLAEANRLPYGLSAYAFTRSARTAIDVADGLEAGMIGINQYRIVSTELPFGGMKESGHGSEGGTEGIEYYLTHKFISQA, from the coding sequence ATGGACATCAGTTACGACGCGCTTCATCTTTTCATCAACGGCGAATGGATCGGTGCGAGCGAACGCGAAACGGCGCCGGTGATCAACCCCGCCACGCAAATCGAGATCGGGCGCGTCCCGCTGGCGACGGCAGCCGATCTGGATCGCGCCCTGCAGGCCACCGCACCGGCTTTTGACGTCTGGCGCAACACCGTGCCTGCCGAACGCGCGCGCATTCTGAAGCGTGCGGCGGAACTGATGCGCGAGCGCGCCGAGCACATCGCTACCGTCATGACGCTCGAGGAAGGCAAACCACTGGCAGAAAGCCGCGACGAAGTCCTGCGTGCCGCCGACTATTTCGAATGGTTCGCCGAAGAGGCTCGCCGTATCGACGGCCGCGTGGTGCCATCCAACCGCCCGGGCGTGCAACAGCTCGTGAAAAAACAGGCAATCGGGCCCGTCGCCGCATTCACGCCATGGAATTTTCCCGCGATCACCCCGGCGCGCAAGCTCTCCGCCGCACTCGCCGCCGGATGCAGCGTCATCATCAAACCCGGCGAGGAAAGCCCCGCAACGGCGCTCGCGCTGGCACGTGCACTGGACGACGCCGGTTTGCCGAAGGGCGTGCTTCAAGTCGTATTCGGCGTGCCCGACCAGGTGTCGAAGCATCTGATCGCTTCCCCGGTCATCCGGAAGGTGACGTTCACGGGCTCGGTACCGATCGGCCGCCTGCTGTCGGCGCGTGCCGCCGAAGGCGTCAAACCCATCACGCTGGAGCTGGGCGGCCACGGGCCCGTCCTCGTATTCAACGACGCGGATGTCGAGAAGGCCGCGGTCGACGGTGCGGCGAACCGCTTTCGCGGTACGGGCCAGGTCTGCATCTCGTCGACGCGCTTCCTGATCCAGCGCGAAGTCTACGACGCGTTCGTCGGGCACTTCGTGCGCGCCACCCAGGCCCTCAAGGTCGGGAATGGCATGGATGCCGGCACGCAGGTCGGGCCGCTGGCCAATCCGCGCCAGCTTGCCAAGATGGAAGAACTCATCGCCGATGCGGTGGAACGTGGCGCAAGGGTCCTCGCCGGCGGAAAGCGCATCGAGGGCGAAGGATATTTCTTCGAACCCACGGTCCTCGCCGACGTACCGAAGGACGCGCGCGTGATGCATGAAGAACCGTTCGGCCCGATCGCGGTGCTGATGCGCTTCGATGCCCTCGCCGACGGGCTCGCCGAAGCGAACCGGTTGCCGTACGGGCTCTCCGCCTATGCGTTCACGCGCAGCGCGCGCACGGCCATTGATGTCGCGGACGGTCTCGAAGCCGGGATGATCGGCATCAACCAGTACCGCATCGTGTCGACCGAACTGCCGTTTGGCGGCATGAAGGAAAGCGGCCACGGCTCGGAAGGCGGCACCGAGGGCATCGAGTACTACCTCACGCACAAGTTCATCAGCCAGGCTTGA
- a CDS encoding PACE efflux transporter, translating into MQGWKRRIVYVVMFEVLGILIASTVLGVLSGASAETSGLLGVMISTTGVTVNFLYNLAFEAWERRRAATTRTVGRRVLHAVGFQVALVTFLIPLIAWWLDVSLVQAFLFDAVLIVFFPIFTFVYNWSFDSVFGLPDAVTRKADAAA; encoded by the coding sequence ATGCAAGGCTGGAAGCGACGCATAGTCTACGTCGTGATGTTCGAGGTGCTCGGCATCCTGATCGCGTCGACGGTGCTCGGCGTGCTGAGCGGCGCGAGCGCCGAAACGAGCGGCCTGCTGGGCGTGATGATCTCGACGACGGGCGTCACCGTCAATTTCCTGTACAACCTCGCGTTCGAGGCGTGGGAGCGGCGGCGCGCGGCGACGACGCGCACCGTGGGGCGGCGCGTGCTGCACGCGGTCGGGTTCCAGGTTGCGCTCGTGACGTTCCTGATTCCGCTGATCGCGTGGTGGCTCGACGTGTCGCTGGTGCAGGCGTTCCTGTTCGACGCGGTGCTGATCGTGTTCTTCCCGATCTTCACGTTCGTGTACAACTGGTCGTTCGACAGCGTGTTCGGGCTGCCGGATGCGGTGACGCGGAAGGCCGACGCGGCTGCGTGA
- a CDS encoding alpha/beta fold hydrolase, translated as MNMRIEPSVLANPDLQFATLSSGISLPYVERGSGAPMVFVHGSLCDYRYWDPQLASLSAHYRCIAPSLSHYWPAVEAGIQDEFSWQNHVDELAEFIDALDLGPVHLVGHSRGGSVAFNVARQHPQLVESLTLADPGGPLQQPGVREAALPAAAIALRTKAVNLIGQGDVESGLEMFVDSVSLPGAWKKSTSRFRTMAIDNASTLPKQLRDPLPAYSQHTAGDIACRTLLIDGQRSPKMFRHNVDTLSQWIGDAQRQTVAGASHGMNAASPAVFNRYVHEFVAA; from the coding sequence ATGAACATGCGAATCGAGCCGTCCGTGCTCGCGAACCCCGACCTGCAATTTGCGACGCTTTCGTCAGGCATCAGCCTGCCGTATGTCGAGCGGGGCAGCGGCGCGCCGATGGTGTTCGTGCACGGCTCGCTGTGCGACTACCGCTACTGGGATCCGCAGCTTGCATCGCTGTCGGCCCACTACCGCTGCATCGCGCCGAGCCTCAGCCACTACTGGCCGGCCGTCGAAGCGGGCATCCAGGACGAGTTCAGCTGGCAGAACCACGTCGACGAGCTCGCCGAATTCATCGACGCACTCGATCTCGGCCCCGTGCACCTGGTCGGCCATTCGCGTGGCGGCAGCGTCGCGTTCAACGTCGCGCGCCAGCATCCGCAACTCGTCGAATCGCTGACGCTCGCCGATCCGGGCGGCCCGCTGCAACAGCCGGGCGTGCGCGAAGCCGCGCTGCCGGCCGCCGCGATCGCGCTGCGCACGAAGGCCGTGAACCTGATCGGGCAAGGCGACGTCGAGTCGGGTCTCGAGATGTTCGTCGATTCGGTGAGCCTGCCCGGCGCGTGGAAGAAGAGCACGTCGCGCTTCCGCACGATGGCGATCGACAACGCGAGCACGCTGCCGAAGCAACTGCGCGACCCGCTGCCCGCGTATTCGCAGCACACGGCCGGCGATATTGCATGCCGCACGCTGCTGATCGACGGCCAGCGCAGCCCGAAGATGTTCCGCCACAACGTCGACACGCTGTCGCAGTGGATCGGCGATGCGCAACGGCAGACCGTCGCCGGCGCGTCGCACGGGATGAATGCAGCGAGCCCCGCCGTGTTCAACCGTTACGTGCACGAGTTCGTCGCCGCGTAA
- the opcM gene encoding multidrug efflux transporter outer membrane subunit OpcM, whose translation MDNMHNTNGLMRFAKVAAASTLLATLLAACAVGPDYKRPDVSTPAAFKEAPTLAAGEQAGTWKTAEPSDGAHRGEWWTVFGDPVLDSLETQALAANQNLKAAAARVEEARAATRSARSQWFPQVGAGFGPTREGLSSASQLQPQGTGPTNATLWRAQGTVSYEADLFGRVGRNVEASRADQAQSEALFRSVQLALQADVAQNYFELRQLDSDQDLYRRTVELRDQALKLVQRRFNEGDISELDVSRAKNELASAQADAVGVARRRAASEHALAILLGKAPADFAFKETPIVPVGVKIPAGLPSALLERRPDVSAAERAMAAANARIGLAKSAYFPKLDITGAFGYEASTLGNLFLWSSRTFLLGPFAGTALTLPLFDGGRRAAGVQQARAQYDEQVANYRQQVLVAFREVEDNLADLRLLDDQIRAQDAAVNASRRAATLSRTQYQEGQVAYLDVIDSERSVLQSQLQSNQLTGAQAVSTVNLIRALGGGWGPAPTAVGDAASVKAEVAAR comes from the coding sequence ATGGACAACATGCACAACACGAATGGCCTGATGCGCTTCGCGAAGGTGGCGGCCGCGAGCACCCTGCTCGCGACGCTGCTCGCCGCGTGTGCGGTGGGCCCCGACTACAAGCGCCCGGATGTGTCGACGCCCGCCGCGTTCAAGGAAGCGCCGACGCTCGCCGCGGGCGAACAGGCCGGCACGTGGAAGACGGCCGAGCCGTCGGACGGCGCGCACCGCGGCGAGTGGTGGACGGTGTTCGGCGACCCGGTGCTCGATTCGCTCGAGACGCAGGCGCTCGCCGCGAACCAGAACCTGAAGGCGGCGGCCGCGCGTGTCGAGGAAGCGCGCGCGGCGACGCGTTCGGCGCGCTCGCAATGGTTCCCGCAGGTCGGCGCCGGCTTCGGGCCGACGCGCGAAGGGCTGTCGTCGGCGTCGCAGTTGCAGCCGCAAGGCACGGGCCCGACCAACGCGACGCTGTGGCGCGCGCAGGGCACGGTGTCCTACGAGGCCGACCTGTTCGGCCGCGTCGGCCGCAACGTCGAGGCGTCGCGTGCCGACCAGGCGCAGAGCGAAGCGCTGTTCCGTTCGGTGCAGCTCGCGCTGCAGGCGGACGTCGCGCAGAACTACTTCGAACTGCGCCAGCTCGACTCGGACCAGGACCTGTACCGCCGCACGGTGGAGCTGCGCGATCAGGCGCTGAAGCTCGTGCAGCGCCGCTTCAACGAAGGCGATATCAGCGAGCTCGACGTGTCGCGCGCGAAGAACGAGCTTGCCAGCGCGCAGGCCGATGCGGTCGGTGTCGCGCGCCGGCGCGCGGCTTCCGAGCATGCGCTCGCGATCCTGCTCGGCAAGGCGCCCGCGGATTTCGCGTTCAAGGAAACGCCGATCGTGCCGGTCGGCGTGAAGATTCCGGCGGGCCTGCCGTCCGCGCTGCTCGAACGCCGCCCGGACGTGTCGGCGGCCGAGCGCGCGATGGCGGCCGCGAACGCGCGGATCGGCCTCGCGAAGTCGGCGTACTTCCCGAAGCTCGACATCACGGGCGCGTTCGGCTATGAGGCGTCGACGCTCGGCAACCTGTTCCTGTGGTCGAGCCGCACGTTCCTGCTCGGGCCGTTCGCCGGCACCGCGCTGACGCTGCCGCTGTTCGACGGCGGGCGCCGTGCGGCCGGCGTGCAGCAGGCGCGTGCGCAGTACGACGAGCAGGTCGCGAACTACCGGCAGCAGGTGCTCGTCGCGTTCCGCGAGGTCGAGGACAATCTCGCCGATCTGCGCCTGCTCGACGACCAGATCCGCGCACAGGATGCGGCCGTCAATGCGTCGCGCCGCGCGGCGACGCTGTCGCGCACGCAGTATCAGGAAGGCCAGGTCGCGTATCTCGACGTGATCGACAGCGAGCGGTCGGTGCTGCAGTCGCAGTTGCAGTCGAACCAGTTGACCGGTGCGCAGGCCGTGTCGACCGTGAACCTGATCCGTGCGTTGGGCGGCGGGTGGGGGCCCGCGCCGACGGCGGTCGGCGATGCGGCGTCCGTCAAGGCGGAAGTCGCCGCGCGTTGA
- a CDS encoding NAD(P)H-quinone oxidoreductase: MKAITFKEFGEAEVLQLAEVPAPEVRPDDLLVRVHAAGVNRADLTHRRGGYGRPNFGDSTLMGLEIAGEVIETGSSVQGYEVGDRVMGVVGGGAYAELARIDWRMAMPIPATIDYVHAAAIPEVFVTAHEALLHLGRLQRGDSVLIHAAAGGVGSAAVQLAYATGATIFATAEASKLERIVQLGVDHAIDYKAQDFSEVVASRTGKRGVDVVIDFVGAPYFSRNVASLANGGRLVQVGILGGGGDVSVALDQILYRHLQIIGTVMKSRDPREKHAMVRRFREHWLDRFAGGAGLEPVVDSVFPLANAAAAHRRMESAVNVGKIILSMSENA; the protein is encoded by the coding sequence ATGAAAGCCATCACATTCAAGGAATTCGGCGAGGCCGAGGTTCTCCAATTGGCCGAAGTCCCGGCACCCGAGGTTCGCCCCGACGATCTACTGGTACGCGTTCATGCCGCGGGCGTGAATCGCGCGGATCTGACACATCGGCGAGGCGGATACGGCCGGCCCAATTTCGGCGACTCCACCCTCATGGGGCTCGAAATCGCCGGCGAGGTGATCGAGACGGGAAGCTCCGTGCAGGGCTACGAGGTGGGTGATCGTGTAATGGGCGTCGTCGGCGGCGGGGCCTATGCGGAACTGGCGCGCATCGACTGGAGAATGGCGATGCCCATTCCGGCAACGATCGACTACGTGCACGCGGCTGCCATACCGGAAGTTTTCGTCACTGCGCACGAAGCGTTGTTGCATCTGGGCCGCTTGCAACGTGGCGATTCGGTGCTGATTCACGCAGCGGCGGGCGGGGTGGGTTCCGCGGCGGTCCAGCTCGCCTACGCAACCGGCGCGACGATATTCGCGACCGCCGAAGCCTCGAAACTGGAACGGATCGTTCAACTCGGCGTGGACCATGCGATCGACTACAAGGCGCAGGATTTTTCGGAAGTCGTCGCAAGCAGGACTGGCAAACGCGGTGTCGACGTCGTCATCGACTTCGTGGGCGCGCCGTATTTTTCGCGGAATGTCGCGTCATTGGCAAACGGCGGCCGGCTGGTGCAGGTCGGCATACTCGGCGGCGGCGGTGACGTGAGCGTTGCGCTCGATCAGATCCTGTACCGTCATCTGCAAATCATCGGCACGGTGATGAAGTCGCGCGACCCGCGCGAGAAACACGCGATGGTTCGGCGATTTCGCGAACATTGGCTGGACCGCTTTGCGGGAGGCGCGGGCCTCGAACCGGTCGTCGACAGCGTGTTTCCTCTCGCCAATGCCGCGGCGGCTCATCGACGGATGGAGTCCGCCGTGAACGTAGGCAAGATCATCCTGTCGATGAGCGAAAACGCCTGA
- the ceoB gene encoding multidrug efflux RND transporter permease subunit CeoB, with translation MNISKFFIDRPIFAGVLSVIILLGGVIAMFLLPISEYPEVVPPSVIVKAQYPGANPKVIAETVASPLEEQINGVEDMLYMQSQANSDGNMTITVTFKLGTDPDKATQLVQNRVNQALPRLPEDVQRLGITTVKSSPTLTMVVHLISPDNRYDMTYLRNYALINVKDRLSRIQGVGQVQLWGSGDYAMRVWLDPQKVAQRGLSAEDVVQAIREQNVQVAAGVIGASPSLPGTPLQLSVNARGRLQTEDEFGDIVVKTTPDGGVTRLRDIARIELDASEYGLRSLLDNKPAVAMAINQSPGANSLQISDEVRKTMAELKQDMPAGVDYKIVYDPTQFVRSSIKAVVHTLLEAIALVVIVVIVFLQTWRASLIPLIAVPVSIIGTFSLLLAFGYSINALSLFGMVLAIGIVVDDAIVVVENVERNIESGMNARQATYKAMQEVSGPIIAIALTLVAVFVPLAFMSGLTGQFYKQFAMTIAISTVISAFNSLTLSPALSAILLKGHGDKEDWLTRVMNRVLGGFFRGFNKVFHRGAENYGRGVRGVLSRKTLMLGVYLVLVGATVLVSKVVPGGFVPAQDKEYLIAFAQLPNGASLDRTEKVIRDMGSIALKQPGVESAVAFPGLSVNGFTNSSSAGIVFVTLKPFSERHGKALSAGAIAGALNQQYGAIKDSFVAVFPPPPVLGLGTLGGFKMQIEDRGAVGYARLADATNDFIKRAQQAPELGPLFTSYQINVPQLNVDLDRVKAKQLGVPVTDVFNTMQVYLGSLYVNDFNRFGRVYQVRVQADAPFRQRADDILQLKTRNDKGEMVPLSSLVTVTPTFGPEMVVRYNGYTAADINGGPAPGFSSGQAQAAVERIAHETLPRGVRFEWTDLTYQQILAGDSAMYVFPISVLLVFLVLAALYESLTLPLAVILIVPMSILSALTGVWLTQGDNNIFTQIGLMVLVGLSAKNAILIVEFARELEHDGRTPLEAAIEASRLRLRPILMTSIAFIMGVVPLVTSTGAGSEMRHAMGVAVFFGMLGVTLFGLMLTPVFYVVLRTLAGGKIHVAGKDSAGYGVPAQGVPASDA, from the coding sequence ATGAACATATCCAAATTCTTTATCGACCGGCCGATCTTTGCAGGAGTCCTATCGGTGATCATCCTGCTCGGCGGGGTGATCGCGATGTTCCTGCTGCCGATTTCGGAATATCCGGAAGTCGTGCCGCCTTCGGTGATCGTGAAGGCGCAGTACCCGGGAGCGAACCCGAAAGTGATCGCCGAGACGGTCGCGTCGCCGCTCGAGGAGCAGATCAACGGCGTCGAGGACATGCTCTACATGCAGTCGCAGGCGAACAGCGACGGCAACATGACGATCACCGTCACGTTCAAGCTCGGCACCGATCCGGACAAGGCCACGCAGCTCGTGCAGAACCGCGTGAACCAGGCGCTGCCGCGCCTGCCGGAAGACGTGCAGCGGCTCGGCATCACCACGGTGAAGAGCTCGCCGACGCTGACGATGGTCGTGCACCTGATCTCGCCGGACAACCGCTACGACATGACCTACCTGCGCAACTACGCGCTGATCAACGTGAAGGATCGCCTGTCGCGGATCCAGGGCGTCGGCCAGGTGCAGCTGTGGGGTTCGGGCGACTACGCGATGCGCGTGTGGCTCGATCCGCAGAAGGTCGCGCAGCGCGGGCTGTCCGCCGAGGACGTCGTGCAGGCGATCCGCGAGCAGAACGTGCAGGTCGCGGCCGGCGTGATCGGCGCGTCGCCGTCGCTGCCCGGCACGCCGCTGCAGTTGTCGGTGAATGCGCGCGGCCGTCTGCAGACGGAAGACGAGTTCGGCGACATTGTCGTGAAGACGACGCCGGACGGCGGCGTCACGCGCCTGCGCGACATCGCGCGGATCGAGCTCGACGCGTCCGAATACGGGCTGCGCTCGCTGCTCGACAACAAGCCGGCCGTCGCGATGGCGATCAACCAGTCGCCGGGCGCGAACTCGCTGCAGATCTCGGACGAAGTGCGCAAGACGATGGCCGAGCTCAAGCAGGACATGCCGGCGGGCGTCGACTACAAGATCGTCTATGACCCGACGCAGTTCGTGCGTTCGTCGATCAAGGCCGTCGTGCACACGCTGCTCGAAGCGATCGCGCTGGTCGTGATCGTCGTGATCGTGTTCCTGCAGACCTGGCGTGCGTCGCTGATTCCGCTGATCGCGGTGCCGGTGTCGATCATCGGCACGTTCTCGCTGCTGCTCGCGTTCGGGTATTCGATCAACGCGTTGTCATTGTTCGGGATGGTGCTCGCGATCGGGATCGTGGTCGACGATGCGATCGTCGTCGTCGAGAACGTCGAACGCAACATTGAAAGCGGGATGAACGCGCGGCAGGCGACCTACAAGGCGATGCAGGAAGTGAGCGGGCCGATCATCGCGATTGCGCTGACGCTGGTCGCCGTGTTCGTGCCGCTCGCGTTCATGTCGGGCCTGACCGGCCAGTTCTACAAGCAGTTCGCGATGACGATCGCGATCTCGACGGTGATCTCGGCGTTCAACTCGCTGACGCTGTCGCCGGCGCTGTCCGCGATCCTGCTGAAGGGCCATGGCGACAAGGAAGACTGGCTCACGCGCGTGATGAACCGCGTGCTCGGCGGCTTCTTCCGCGGCTTCAACAAGGTGTTCCATCGCGGCGCGGAGAACTACGGCCGCGGCGTGCGCGGCGTGCTGTCGCGCAAGACGCTGATGCTGGGCGTGTACCTCGTGCTGGTGGGCGCGACCGTGCTGGTGTCGAAGGTCGTGCCGGGCGGCTTCGTGCCCGCGCAGGACAAGGAATACCTGATCGCGTTCGCGCAGTTGCCGAACGGTGCATCGCTCGACCGCACCGAGAAGGTGATCCGCGACATGGGCTCGATCGCGCTGAAGCAGCCGGGTGTCGAGAGCGCGGTGGCGTTCCCGGGGCTGTCGGTGAACGGCTTCACGAACAGCTCGAGCGCGGGCATCGTGTTCGTCACGCTGAAGCCGTTCTCCGAACGGCACGGCAAGGCGCTGTCGGCCGGTGCGATCGCCGGCGCGCTGAACCAGCAGTACGGTGCGATCAAGGACTCGTTCGTTGCGGTGTTCCCGCCGCCGCCGGTGCTCGGCCTCGGCACGCTCGGCGGTTTCAAGATGCAGATCGAGGATCGCGGCGCGGTCGGTTATGCGCGGCTCGCGGATGCGACCAACGATTTCATCAAGCGCGCGCAGCAAGCGCCCGAGCTGGGCCCGCTGTTTACGAGCTACCAGATCAACGTGCCGCAGCTCAACGTCGATCTCGACCGCGTGAAGGCGAAGCAGCTCGGCGTGCCGGTCACCGACGTGTTCAACACGATGCAGGTGTATCTCGGCTCGCTGTACGTGAACGACTTCAACCGCTTCGGGCGCGTGTACCAGGTGCGCGTGCAGGCCGATGCGCCGTTCCGCCAGCGCGCGGACGACATCCTGCAGTTGAAGACGCGCAACGACAAGGGCGAGATGGTGCCGCTGTCGTCGCTCGTCACGGTGACGCCGACGTTCGGCCCTGAAATGGTGGTGCGCTACAACGGCTACACGGCGGCCGACATCAACGGCGGCCCGGCGCCGGGCTTCTCGTCGGGTCAGGCGCAGGCCGCGGTCGAGCGGATCGCGCACGAGACGCTGCCGCGCGGCGTGCGGTTCGAGTGGACCGACCTCACGTACCAGCAGATCCTCGCGGGCGATTCGGCGATGTATGTGTTCCCGATCAGCGTGCTGCTCGTGTTCCTGGTGCTCGCTGCGCTGTATGAAAGCCTGACGCTGCCGCTCGCGGTGATCCTGATCGTGCCGATGAGTATTCTGTCGGCGCTGACGGGCGTGTGGCTCACGCAGGGCGACAACAACATCTTCACGCAGATCGGCTTGATGGTGCTGGTGGGGCTGTCGGCGAAGAACGCGATCCTGATCGTCGAATTCGCGCGCGAGCTCGAACACGACGGCAGGACGCCGCTCGAGGCCGCGATCGAGGCGAGCCGGCTGCGGCTGCGCCCGATCCTGATGACGTCGATCGCGTTCATCATGGGCGTCGTGCCGCTCGTCACGTCGACGGGTGCGGGTTCGGAGATGCGCCATGCGATGGGTGTCGCGGTGTTCTTCGGGATGCTCGGCGTGACGCTGTTCGGGCTGATGCTGACGCCGGTGTTCTACGTCGTGCTGCGTACGCTCGCGGGCGGCAAGATCCACGTCGCCGGCAAGGACTCGGCCGGGTATGGCGTGCCGGCCCAGGGCGTACCGGCTTCGGATGCTTGA
- a CDS encoding carboxymuconolactone decarboxylase family protein: protein MSHTHFDSPREAARAFTPTLSAFVDDTLYPRIWSDPSLAPRDRSLVTVAALIAGGHLDELPAHLRRALTNGVTREELSAAITHLAFYAGFPAAISASAVAQATLGAQPRSDDLAGHSAPAQEGVK from the coding sequence ATGTCTCATACGCATTTCGACAGTCCACGCGAGGCCGCGCGGGCCTTCACGCCGACGCTCTCGGCATTCGTCGACGACACGCTCTATCCGCGCATCTGGAGCGATCCGTCGCTCGCGCCGCGCGATCGCAGCCTCGTGACCGTCGCCGCCCTGATCGCGGGGGGCCATCTCGACGAGTTGCCGGCGCATCTGCGGCGCGCGTTGACGAACGGCGTAACCCGCGAAGAGCTCTCCGCGGCAATTACTCACCTCGCGTTCTACGCCGGGTTTCCCGCAGCGATTTCCGCTTCCGCCGTGGCGCAGGCAACGCTGGGCGCACAACCTCGGTCCGACGATCTCGCCGGTCATTCAGCTCCGGCACAGGAAGGTGTGAAATGA
- a CDS encoding LysR family transcriptional regulator — translation MDKVHTMSVFAKVVEMGSFTAVANHLDTTVGNISRAVSVLEDNLNTRLLQRSTRRLVVTDAGRRFYERSVAILSDIERAEAEARDALLEPRGILRVHAVPGLGRQLVSQAVLAYRNAYPEVSVDLMLSQRMPNLLEEQLDVAIVIARTLPDSAYVSQKIGVSHCILAASPDYLAHRPAPACVEDLVDHTCVLLSTVDYAPDEWRLQGRVGEAVYRPAGSHFSVNDMDAMSTVLREGAGIGLIAAFSAIDDLRKGSLVRVLPEFHTAQRNVYAVYSSRQFVDAKIKRFIDVLKLRVGDRLEAYAEELAITVV, via the coding sequence ATGGACAAGGTTCACACCATGTCGGTGTTTGCGAAGGTGGTCGAGATGGGCAGTTTCACGGCTGTCGCAAACCACCTCGATACGACGGTCGGCAACATTTCCCGAGCGGTCTCGGTACTCGAGGACAATCTCAACACGCGGTTGCTGCAGCGCTCGACGCGACGGCTCGTCGTCACCGATGCGGGGCGACGTTTTTACGAGCGCAGCGTTGCGATCCTCTCGGACATCGAACGGGCAGAAGCGGAAGCGCGCGATGCGCTGCTGGAGCCGCGCGGCATATTGCGCGTGCATGCGGTGCCGGGATTAGGCCGTCAACTCGTTTCGCAAGCCGTGCTTGCCTATCGGAACGCATACCCGGAGGTATCGGTCGATCTCATGCTGTCGCAGCGGATGCCGAACCTGCTCGAAGAGCAACTCGACGTGGCGATCGTGATTGCGCGCACGCTGCCGGACTCGGCGTATGTGAGCCAGAAGATCGGCGTCAGCCATTGCATTCTGGCGGCGTCGCCCGATTATCTGGCACATCGTCCGGCTCCCGCGTGCGTGGAAGACCTCGTCGACCACACATGTGTGCTCCTGAGCACGGTCGATTACGCGCCCGACGAATGGCGTCTGCAAGGCAGGGTCGGCGAGGCGGTGTATCGTCCGGCGGGATCGCACTTCAGCGTCAACGACATGGATGCGATGTCCACGGTACTGCGCGAGGGCGCGGGGATCGGGCTGATCGCCGCCTTCTCGGCAATCGACGATTTGCGTAAGGGATCGCTCGTTCGCGTGCTGCCTGAATTCCACACCGCTCAGCGCAACGTCTATGCGGTGTATTCGTCCCGTCAGTTCGTCGACGCGAAGATCAAACGGTTCATCGATGTCCTTAAGTTGCGGGTAGGCGACCGGTTGGAGGCGTATGCGGAGGAGCTCGCCATCACGGTCGTATGA